The DNA segment AAGGGGATGTCGGAAATGCAGGTTGCGATGGCGGAACCAAGCATGGCTGTCAGCTCCGGGCTGCACTCCGGATCCACAGACATGACGATGTTGTCCAGGGTCACGTCGTTTCTGTAATCCTTCGGGAACAGCGGACGCATGGGGCGGTCGATGACGCGTGCCGTAAGGACTGCGTTCTCGGAAGCCTTGCCCTCTCTCTTTGTGAAGCCGCCGGGGATTTTTCCGACTGCGTATAACTTCTCTTCAAATTCCACGCTTAACGGGAAGAAGTCGATCCCGTCTCTCGGCTTGTCAGATGCTGTCGCCGTGGAAAGGACGACGGTATCGCCGTAGTGCATGAATGCAGCGCCGTTTGCCTGCTTTGCAACGCGTCCCACCTCAACGGTCAGGATGCGGCCTGCAAGTTCCATTGAAAAACTCTTGAACATGGCTTATCTCCTTTTCTTAAATCTGAGACAGAAGAAGCCGAAACTACTAAACCACGCAGGATGGGCTCCTGCCCGCTTTAGCGGTCTCGGATGTTTCTTCTGTCTGTAACCGGGCAGGGGATGGTTTCTCCTGCCTGTGCCGCATGATACAAAGGGCGGAGTCCACCTAATGTCCCCCGCCCTCGTGTCTGCTATTACTTTCTGATTCCTAACTTCTCGATCAGCGCACGGTAGCCTTCCAGGTTTGTTTTCTTCAGGTAGTCAAGGAGACCGCGTCTCTGACCTACCATCATAAGAAGGCCGCGTCTGGAGTGATGATCCTTCGGGTTGGCTTTCAGATGCTCGGTGAGCTCTGTAATCCTGTGGGTAAGGATTGCGATCTGAACTTCCGGAGAACCGGTGTCTCCCGGCTTTCTGCCGTACTCTGCGATGATAGCTGCTTTCTTTTCCTTGGAAATCATGATAAGTTCCTCCTTAAAAAATTAAATTCTTACCGTTCACCAGGCTTTGGCCGGAGCTGCCGGAAAACCGAGTGCCGGCGCGTTACATACAGCGTGTATTATAGCATACAGCCCTTCAAAAGTAAACCGGATTTTTATTTTTTCCGTTAAAATCCGGGGCCTGCCGGCGATTCCGACTCTTCCGGCACGTCTGCAAAGCCCGGCTCCCTGGGAACCTCGGTGGTTTCCGGGGCTTCGGTGGGTTCAGGCGCGGCCGTCGTCTCTTCCGGCGCGGCCGTCGTTTCCAGCGTCGTCGTTGTCTCCTCCGGCGCGGCCGTTGTCTCGGGTGCTGCCGTCGTTTCCGGCGCGGCCGTTGTCTCGGGTGCTGCCGTCGTTTCCGGGGCCGCCGTTGTCTCTGGCGCCGCTGTCGTCTCCGGCGCGGCCGCCGTTGTCTCTGGCGCCGCTGTCGTTTCCGGCGCGGCCGTTGTCTCGGCTGCCGTCGGCTTCTCGGCATCCGGGTCGTTCTGGGCCGTGGTCGTCGTGGACGCTGCCTCGGTGCCGTCTAAGAAATAGCAGAGCACCGGCATTCCTGAAGAAATATTCTCAAAAATGACCTTTGCTACCTTCGGCGGCAGGTTGATGCAGCCGTGGGAGCCGCTGGTCTTATAGATGGTGCCGCCGAAGCTGCTTCTCCAGGTGGCATCATGCATGCCGATGCCGCCGTTAAAGGGCATCCAGTAGGATACCGGCGTCTTATAGTCCTCTCCTGTCAAGGTCGCGTCCTTCTGCTTATAGGTCAGAGGATAAGCGCCGTCCGGCGTCCCCCATCCCTTTGACACGTTCCCGGAGACGAAATCCGACTCCACGAGGAGTTTTCCGTCTTTATAAAAGAAAAGGTGCTGTGCCGTCAGGTTGATTTCCACATAGGTATTTCCATAGTCGTTGGCGCCGTGGCTGGCCGCCTTCTGGGAATACTCCGGCTCCCTGGTTCGCTGCTCGCCGGCCTTTACGATTTCCAGGACGGCTGCCGTCTCTTTCTCCTGATTGATCTTCCAGCCGTAGTTTCCCGTCTTGATGGTCACGGTCTTACCATAGGAAGTTTTCAGCGTCTTCGGCTTATATGCCGTATCATATCTGGACGCCAGGTTCTTCACATACTCTGCCGCCTTCGACGAATCAATGCTCACGCTCGTGCCGTCCACCGTCAGCCAGTTGTGGATCGTGTCGCCGCTTAAAACCTCGGTCTTATCGCCGAAGGTATAATTGATGACGGCACCTGTGTAGGTATTTAACGTCCCGCAGAGGGAGTTAAGCCCCGCATCGTCCGATAAAATCTCCGGAGACTCATAACAGCCGGCCTCCTCCAGATCCAGCTCTGTCTTAAGGCCCATGACGGCCGCCTTCACGGCCTCCGCCGTCTTTACGGGATCCAGCGTCGTTCCCTGCACCTCCGGAACCACCGTATAGCCCTTAATGGAACTGTCATAATCGGAAATATGGGCATCCTCCGGCGCCGTCATGGCCTCCGGATCCATGAACTCCATGGCCGAAAGCTCCGAAGAAAGAATCTCCTCATCGAAGGCAATCATGGTCTCGATCTCATAGGAGGACGTCTCTCCGCCGCGGAAGGCCCATTTCATCGTATCCTGTTCCTTCAGGTACTTTTCCAGGCTCCCGTCAAACTCCGAATGGAGCCCGATGGCCTCGCCCGAAATCTCCCCGGTCTTCCCGTCCCTGGCTTTAATGAGGAGACGGTATCCTTCGATGCCGGAAGAAATTTCAGACTTCACCTGATAAACGCTTTTATCTGACACATCAATATCATTGATGACCGTATTGGGGAAAAACACGGTCTCGTACTTTTTCGCCTGTCTTATGTAGGAAAATCCGGCGATCCCCCCGACAAGGAGGATCCCCGCGCCGACGCCTGCAAGAATTTTAATCCGAAGCGCTTTTCCTGCACTGTCCCGGCTCTCTCTCGTCTGCCTGCGGCTCCGTCCCCGGCTGCCCGGCCTTCTCTGTTCTCCTTCCATCAAATTCTCCTATCCTTTTATTGTCTTTTCTCCAAGCCTGTGGGCCACGGCCGCGCCTGCCAGCTTATAGACGGACGCTGCCAGCGGGACGCCGATCAACATCCCGGCAATCCCCATGACGCCGCCGCCCACCGTCACGGCCGCCAGAACCCAGAGCCCCGGAAGCCCGATGGAGGAACCCACCACCTTCGGATAAATCAGGTTTCCCTCAAGCTGCTGGAGCACCACCAGGAACACCAGGAACAAAAGGGCCTGGAGCGGGTTCACCGTAAACACCATAAAGGCGCCCACAGCAGCCCCAATATACGCGCCCACCACGGGAATCAGCGCCGTCGCCCCCACCACAGCGCCTGTCATAAGCGCGTAGGGAATCCGAAGAAGCGACATGCCCAAAGTACAGAGCAGGCCGATGATGACGGCCTCCATACACTGGCCCGTGATGAAATTCGTAAACGTCTCATGGAATGTAGCTGCCACATAGAGGATCTGCTTTCTCGTCCCCGGCTTAAAGCATGCCCGCAAAAGCCTGTCCGCCTGCTTTTTTAACACCTCTTTTTCTGCCAGCAGATAGATGGCAAAAATCAGCGCAATCAAAAGCTCGGCTGTCCTGCCCACAACGCCTGCCGCTACGGCCACCAGGGAGTTGAAAATCCCGCCGGCGCCGGCCAGCACAAGATCCAGCCCCTTCTTAAGCATGGACTGCCAGTCCACATCCACCGACTTAAGCGTCTCCTGGAACGTCGGAAGTTCACTAGAATTTTCAATGGCCCAGGTGCGGATCTGTTCCACAAGCGGCGGGATCTCATCGGTAATCAGGCGGATACAGGAGATGAGCTCCGGCACCACCAGCTTCATGATAAGTGCAAGGATTAAAACAAGAAGCAGAAGGGATAAGACGATGCAGACCGGCCTGCGGCTTTTCGCAGCAAACCCGCCCGTCTTTCCCGGGAAATATATCTTTTCTATTTTCTTTAACAGAATGTTGAGCACATACGCGGCCGCGCAGCCCAAAAAAAGCGGCGCCGCAGCCCCGAAAGCCAGCCTGACGGCTCCCAGGATCTCCTCAAAATACTTCACAAACAGGCAGACAGCCGCTGCTGTCCCGCCGATTGCCAGATATTTCACGTATTCCTTATTGCCCATTCCGTATCCTTTCCTGTTCAAAATACGCCCGGGCACCCTGGATGTCCCGGTTTAACTGTTCCTTTAACTCCTCAATGGAAGAAAAACGGCTCTCCGGCCTCATGAACTTCAGGAATTCCACCCGAATCTCCCTTCCATAGAGATTTCCGTCAAAATCAAACAGGTATGTCTCCACTCCGGCCGGATTTTCGCCTTCAATCGTGGGTTTCTTCCCCACATTTGTGATTCCGGCATAGGTTTTCCCGCCTGTCTTTACCGTGACGGCATAGACGCCGAACCGCGGCAGGTGCTTTTCCTTCTCCGGGATTACGTTTGCCGTCGGGTACAGCTTAGAACGCCCGATGGCGTTTCCATGGCTCACGGTGCCTGTCACAAAATAGCGGTAGCCCAGAAGCTCTGCCGCCTTCTCCACATTGCCCTCCGCCAGCATCTCACGGATATAGGTGCTGCTGATAATCCTGCCGTCCCGGTCCCGTTCCTTTTCCACCACGAAAAACCGGTAGGCGTACTTCGGCGCCAGCTTCTCAAGAAGCTCCTTATCGCCGGCGGCCTTGTAGCCAAAATGGCAGTCAGGCCCCGTGACGATCACCTCAGCATTCATCTTTCCCGTAAGGATTCCGGCCACAAACTGCTCCGGATCCATGCGGCAGACCTCCTCGTCAAAGGGGTATTCCACCAGGTAGTCAATGCCTGCCTCGCAAAGAAGCTCCTGGCGCTCTTTATTCGTCATGATGACGGTCTGGGGCTTTTTGTTCACCAGGGCTCCCGGCGGCGTGGAAAAGGTAAAGATTGCCGCCTTAAACCCCAGCTCCTTCCAGTGGAGCATTTCCTTAAGAAGCTTTCTGTGCCCCCGGTGGAGCCCGTCAAACTTCCCGATGCTGACAACCGTCGGCTCTTCGATCTGAAATTCTCTGGTACCTGCAAGATACTGCATGTCAATTTCCTCCCAGAAAAACTTTTCTTGGGTAAAACATTTGCTTTTCCGGCCGGAAGCCGTAAACGCCGATGAACAAGCCGGCCGAATCATAGACCTTAAATTCTTCCTCCGGCTTCGGCTCCAACAATCCATCCTTACCAAAAGGATTCCCATTTCTCAAAAGCTTATCGAGCTCCCCGCCTTCCGAGCGGATTTCCCGAAGCTCCGAAAACGCCGCCTCCACGGGCATCACGGCCTCAAAAAGCCGCCCCTCGTCCTTAAGCTTCTGAAGCGCGTCAAGGGTCAGGCTGTCCTCAAGGCGAAAACGCCCCACCCTTGTCCGGAGAAGCGTTTTCATGCATCCGCCGACACCGAGCTTTTCCCCGATGTCATGGCAGAGCGTCCGGATATACGTCCCTTTGGAGCAGGTGACGGTAATCACCGCCTCGGGGAGCGCCATGCTCTCGATCCGGATCTCATGGATTTTCACAGGGCGCGGCTTCCGCTCCACCTCTTTCCCCTCCCGGGCCAGCTCATAGAGCTTTTTCCCGTTTACCTTGAGGGCAGAGTACATCGGCGGCACCTGCTCATAATCGCCGAGGAACGAAAGGACGGCCTCCCGCACGGCTTCCTCTGTAAGGCCCGACGTGTCCTTCGTCTCTAAAACGGTTCCCGTCGTGTCCTGGGTATCCGTCACGGTGCCAAGAAGCAGAGTGGCCCGGTAGG comes from the Eubacteriaceae bacterium Marseille-Q4139 genome and includes:
- a CDS encoding L,D-transpeptidase/peptidoglycan binding protein, coding for MEGEQRRPGSRGRSRRQTRESRDSAGKALRIKILAGVGAGILLVGGIAGFSYIRQAKKYETVFFPNTVINDIDVSDKSVYQVKSEISSGIEGYRLLIKARDGKTGEISGEAIGLHSEFDGSLEKYLKEQDTMKWAFRGGETSSYEIETMIAFDEEILSSELSAMEFMDPEAMTAPEDAHISDYDSSIKGYTVVPEVQGTTLDPVKTAEAVKAAVMGLKTELDLEEAGCYESPEILSDDAGLNSLCGTLNTYTGAVINYTFGDKTEVLSGDTIHNWLTVDGTSVSIDSSKAAEYVKNLASRYDTAYKPKTLKTSYGKTVTIKTGNYGWKINQEKETAAVLEIVKAGEQRTREPEYSQKAASHGANDYGNTYVEINLTAQHLFFYKDGKLLVESDFVSGNVSKGWGTPDGAYPLTYKQKDATLTGEDYKTPVSYWMPFNGGIGMHDATWRSSFGGTIYKTSGSHGCINLPPKVAKVIFENISSGMPVLCYFLDGTEAASTTTTAQNDPDAEKPTAAETTAAPETTAAPETTAAAPETTAAPETTAAPETTAAPETTAAPETTAAPETTAAPEETTTTLETTAAPEETTAAPEPTEAPETTEVPREPGFADVPEESESPAGPGF
- a CDS encoding AI-2E family transporter, whose protein sequence is MGNKEYVKYLAIGGTAAAVCLFVKYFEEILGAVRLAFGAAAPLFLGCAAAYVLNILLKKIEKIYFPGKTGGFAAKSRRPVCIVLSLLLLVLILALIMKLVVPELISCIRLITDEIPPLVEQIRTWAIENSSELPTFQETLKSVDVDWQSMLKKGLDLVLAGAGGIFNSLVAVAAGVVGRTAELLIALIFAIYLLAEKEVLKKQADRLLRACFKPGTRKQILYVAATFHETFTNFITGQCMEAVIIGLLCTLGMSLLRIPYALMTGAVVGATALIPVVGAYIGAAVGAFMVFTVNPLQALLFLVFLVVLQQLEGNLIYPKVVGSSIGLPGLWVLAAVTVGGGVMGIAGMLIGVPLAASVYKLAGAAVAHRLGEKTIKG
- a CDS encoding bifunctional riboflavin kinase/FAD synthetase — encoded protein: MQYLAGTREFQIEEPTVVSIGKFDGLHRGHRKLLKEMLHWKELGFKAAIFTFSTPPGALVNKKPQTVIMTNKERQELLCEAGIDYLVEYPFDEEVCRMDPEQFVAGILTGKMNAEVIVTGPDCHFGYKAAGDKELLEKLAPKYAYRFFVVEKERDRDGRIISSTYIREMLAEGNVEKAAELLGYRYFVTGTVSHGNAIGRSKLYPTANVIPEKEKHLPRFGVYAVTVKTGGKTYAGITNVGKKPTIEGENPAGVETYLFDFDGNLYGREIRVEFLKFMRPESRFSSIEELKEQLNRDIQGARAYFEQERIRNGQ
- the truB gene encoding tRNA pseudouridine(55) synthase TruB produces the protein MYDGMINVYKEAGWTSHDVVARLRGILGQKKVGHTGTLDPAAEGVLPVCAGKGTRLCDMLADRDKTYRATLLLGTVTDTQDTTGTVLETKDTSGLTEEAVREAVLSFLGDYEQVPPMYSALKVNGKKLYELAREGKEVERKPRPVKIHEIRIESMALPEAVITVTCSKGTYIRTLCHDIGEKLGVGGCMKTLLRTRVGRFRLEDSLTLDALQKLKDEGRLFEAVMPVEAAFSELREIRSEGGELDKLLRNGNPFGKDGLLEPKPEEEFKVYDSAGLFIGVYGFRPEKQMFYPRKVFLGGN
- the rpsO gene encoding 30S ribosomal protein S15; protein product: MISKEKKAAIIAEYGRKPGDTGSPEVQIAILTHRITELTEHLKANPKDHHSRRGLLMMVGQRRGLLDYLKKTNLEGYRALIEKLGIRK